The following proteins come from a genomic window of Candidatus Schekmanbacteria bacterium:
- the lipA gene encoding lipoyl synthase, which translates to MARRLPNWLVKRAVDIKELHNVKAILRKGKLSTVCEEARCPNMAECFKRPTATFMIMGDVCTRNCTFCSVSNGNVKPLDPQEPKNVAMAVKEMGLKYAVITSVTRDDISDGGASHFADTIKEIKKICPNTKIEVLIPDFQGNESSVKIVCEANPDVINHNIETVPRLYKDVRPQADYGVSLSIFAMVKRFSSSIYTKSGIMVGLGERKDEVISVMKDLRRAGCEMLTIGQYLTPTKESIPVAEYIHPDIFKYYEKKAKELGFIKVASAPFVRSSYMADLQFNGEI; encoded by the coding sequence ATGGCACGCAGATTACCAAATTGGCTTGTAAAACGAGCTGTTGACATCAAAGAATTGCATAATGTTAAGGCAATTCTTAGAAAGGGAAAACTATCAACAGTTTGTGAAGAAGCAAGATGTCCTAATATGGCAGAATGCTTTAAAAGGCCAACTGCAACTTTTATGATAATGGGAGATGTTTGCACCAGAAATTGTACATTTTGCTCTGTTTCAAATGGTAATGTGAAACCTCTTGACCCTCAAGAGCCCAAAAATGTCGCTATGGCTGTCAAGGAGATGGGATTGAAATATGCTGTCATTACATCAGTTACGCGAGATGATATTTCAGATGGCGGAGCTTCTCATTTTGCTGACACAATAAAAGAGATCAAAAAAATATGTCCAAATACCAAAATAGAAGTATTAATACCTGATTTTCAAGGGAATGAAAGTTCTGTGAAAATTGTTTGTGAGGCCAATCCTGATGTGATAAATCACAATATTGAAACTGTCCCGCGCCTGTATAAAGATGTTAGGCCTCAAGCTGATTATGGAGTTTCGCTTTCAATTTTTGCTATGGTAAAGAGATTTTCATCTTCAATCTATACAAAGTCGGGGATTATGGTGGGATTGGGTGAAAGAAAAGATGAAGTTATTTCAGTTATGAAAGATTTGCGCCGGGCAGGGTGTGAGATGCTTACTATCGGTCAATATCTAACCCCTACTAAAGAGAGTATTCCAGTGGCAGAATATATTCATCCTGACATATTTAAGTATTATGAGAAGAAGGCTAAAGAACTGGGTTTTATAAAAGTTGCTTCTGCGCCCTTTGTAAGAAGTTCTTATATGGCTGACCTTCAATTTAATGGAGAAATTTGA